From Xiphophorus hellerii strain 12219 chromosome 9, Xiphophorus_hellerii-4.1, whole genome shotgun sequence, a single genomic window includes:
- the LOC116725995 gene encoding low-density lipoprotein receptor-like: MGHLGGSFLLISLLILLHIRGAASHSLPACNQQLEFTCSDGSCLSKLKLCDGHTDCADGSDEHHCGHSRCGKEEFTCRSRRCISSKLFCNGVDDCGDGSDEDSCHNCTPGSFSCGPAEACLPRNKLCDGWTDCKDGRDEAQGLCGSVQASPQKSSACAASEFQCGDGACIRHAWRCDHSSDCSDGSDEENCDISNQDECQDNNGGCSHYCLDQPIGFLCRCPDNMKLVEDSRCEEVDECLESDICDQLCVHRNGSLTCECQEGYHMDPLTQECKAEGSEAQLVFSSSKGIQVKNLINKEHSILVPHSPGHGPIAVLASTHNVYWTERGRGSMYRMSVAENAKEAVLVLKVQSSVSGLAVDWIHQLLYWTNIEAGSLNVALLDGSFQRQLITGLNKPSAVAVDPLQGFLFLAQCGSTPVIERVTQDGRTKLPLVTSLIRQPVALSLDLPRRLLYWFDQGMRSISRIDLEGRHRKTVVESNGYLDRLFGLAVFEGSLYWGDGATHSICRANKHNGKNLQVMMSNITLSGGLVIAHPALQPKGVAACGRPGMVCQHECVINLMSERQQFSCDSRQTRSNKTQVPSISRSVPASTLSQPMFAGILSVIMLLSMLLVGMAWWWWREEFRPSRPFTLQNFSLKESQNPLIDQGPPVGPNTTLVKETLSRLDLNLE; this comes from the exons ATGGGGCACCTTGGAGGCTCATTTCTGCTGATATCGTTGCTCATTTTGCTTCATATTCGGG GTGCTGCATCTCACTCTTTACCCGCCTGTAACCAACAGCTGGAGTTTACATGCAGTGACGGATCGTGTTTATCAAAGCTGAAGTTGTGTGACGGCCACACAGACTGTGCTGATGGATCTGATGAGCACCACTGTG GCCACAGCAGGTGTGGGAAAGAGGAGTTCACCTGCCGTAGTCGACGCTGCATATCATCAAAACTCTTCTGTAACGGTGTTGACGATTGTGGCGACGGGAGCGATGAGGATTCCTGTCACAACTGCACCCCTGGGTCTTTCTCCTGCGGGCCGGCCGAGGCCTGCCTGCCCAGAAACAAGCTCTGTGATGGGTGGACCGATTGCAAAGATGGACGAGATGAAGCCCAGGGCCTGTGCGGTTCAGTCCAGGCCTCTCCTCAGAAGTCCTCAGCTTGTGCAGCCTCAGAGTTTCAGTGTGGAGACGGAGCGTGCATCCGGCATGCGTGGAGGTGTGACCACTCCTCGGACTGCTCTGATGGCAGCGATGAGGAAAACTGTG ATATCAGCAATCAGGATGAATGTCAGGACAATAACGGCGGCTGTTCCCATTACTGTTTGGACCAGCCCATTGGTTTCCTTTGCCGTTGCCCGGACAACATGAAGCTGGTCGAAGATAGTCGCTGTGAAG AAGTCGATGAGTGTCTGGAGAGTGACATCTGTGACCAGCTGTGCGTCCACAGAAACGGCAGCCTGACCTGTGAATGTCAAGAGGGCTACCACATGGACCCACTGACCCAAGAATGCAAGGCCGAGG GAAGTGAAGCTCAGCTGGTTTTCAGCTCTTCAAAAGGAATCCAAGTGAAAAACCTGATTAACAAGGAGCATTCGATACTGGTACCACATTCACCAGGACACGGTCCAATAGCAGTCCTGGCTTCCACCCATAATGTGTACTGGACGGAACGGGGACGCGGCTCCATGTACAG GATGTCAGTAGCTGAAAATGCAAAGGAAGCCGTGCTGGTGTTGAAAGTTCAAAGTTCAGTGTCTGGGCTTGCTGTGGATTGGATTCACCAACTTCTCTACTGGACCAACATTGAGGCAGGTTCACTTAATGTGGCGCTGCTGGACGGCTCGTTTCAACGTCAACTGATCACTGGGCTCAACAAGCCCTCTGCGGTTGCTGTGGATCCTCTCCAAGG ctTCCTCTTCTTGGCTCAGTGTGGCAGCACTCCAGTGATTGAGAGGGTCACTCAAGATGGACGGACAAAACTTCCTTTGGTCACTTCTTTAATCCGCCAGCCTGTCGCCCTCTCTCTTG aTTTGCCTCGACGGTTGCTCTACTGGTTCGACCAGGGAATGAGGAGCATCTCCAGGATAGATCTTGAAGGCCGCCACCGTAAAACTGTGGTAGAATCCAACGGCTACCTGGACCGGTTGTTTGGACTCGCAGTATTTGAG GGATCTTTATATTGGGGTGATGGAGCTACACACTCCATATGTCGTGCCAACAAACACAATGGCAAAAATCTCCAGGTGATGATGTCAAACATCACCTTATCTGGCGGCTTGGTCATCGCTCATCCAGCGCTTCAACCAAAAG GAGTGGCTGCATGTGGGCGTCCAGGGATGGTGTGCCAGCACGAATGTGTTATTAATCTGATGTCAGAGAGGCAACAATTCAGCTGTGACTCTCGACAAACAAGATCCAACAAAACTCAAGTTCCTTCTATCTCTCGCTCTGTTCCTGCATCAACTTTATCTCAGCCAATGTTCGCTGGAATCCTGTCTGTTATCA TGCTCCTCAGTATGCTGCTGGTGGGGATGGCTTGGTGGTGGTGGAGGGAAGAGTTTCGTCCTTCCAGGCCTTTCACATTGCAGAACTTTTCTCTGAAAGAGTCCCAGAACCCACTCATCGATCAGGGGCCTCCCGTGGGCCCTAACACGACTTTAGTCAAG GAAACCCTTTCCAGGCTGGATTTGAACCTTGAGTGA